The genomic DNA TGATGCTCGAGGTGAAGTGGTACCACTACTGACAATGGCCTGCGCAACCAACGGATTGATCACCGCGCTTTCACGCCTTTCTGACGAATCCACTTCTAGACTTGTTGTAGGCGGGATTCGTCAGGAAAACGGAAATGAAACGCGCGGTGATGGCACTGGGTGTGTTGATGTTGCTCGGTGGCTGTGAAACCACCCACGAAGACTTGATCGCCCGGGGTTACCCACCGGCGTTCGCCGACGGCTATGACGATGGTTGCAGCAGTGGCCGGCAGGCCGCCGGGGTGATCACCGGTCAATTCAGGAAAGACGTGCCACGTTACCTCAAGGACCCGCGCTACGCCGAAGGCTGGAGCGATGGCTTCCGGCAGTGCCAGGCCATGCGCGAGAGCGAAGAGCGTAATGCCTATCGCGAACGTCATTGGGACGAACGTGAGCGGGCCTGGCAGCAACAGAAAGACCAGGACGCCGCCCGGGCTTATCGCTCGCCGTGAGTCGCCTACAGACATTTATCGAAACCAAAACCCTGCGACCATGGCCCAAACTCCAATAGAGGAGCAAATGCCATGAGTCGCGCCTTCGTCAACGAAGACAACGCCGCTGCCCAGGCCGACCAGCCGGTCGAACGCCAGGTCAGCGCGCAACCCAATTACGTCACGCCCACCGGGCTTGCCCAGCTCCAGGCCCGGGTCGCCGATTTGCAGGCCCTGCGCAGCCAGCAGGCGGCCCGCGGAGATCTGGCGGACAAACAACGGATCGCCGACCTTGAACGGGATCTGCGCTATTTCAAGCAGCGCCTGCAAAGCGCCCAAATCGTTGCACCGACGTCGTCCGATCAAGTGCGGATCGGGCACTGGGTGACCTTTGTTGATGAACAGGATCATGAGCAACGGGTGCAATTGGTGGGTGAAGACCAGGCCGATGCGGCCAGTGGCTTGATCAACTGGGGCTCGCCGCTGGGGCGGGCGTTATTGGGGGCGAAGGTTGGAGATGAAGTGATATGGAAGCGACCAGTGGGGGATCTCGCCATTGAGGTCGTTACGATAGATCTCCAATAATGTTGCCGACTTCTTTAAGCATGATTAAAGCCTCCAACATTAAAACCCGACAACAATCTGTTACTTGCCTGTAGCCATATGTAACCGCAACATGAGGTCATAACAACAAGTTTGCGCCAAATCAGGACCATGCTACTGTTTTTCTCGCACCGCCATCGGTGCACTGTAAAAACAAAAAGGAGATATACAATGAGCGAACAGATAATGGCAATGTCAGGTGACTTTGACGGCGACTTCAAGTCCTACCAACAGATAAACAACCTCGGTATCGAGTCAGCAGCACGGACCATTGTCGAGTGCGGTAGCCAAAACTACACTGCTCTTTTATGCTAAATCCTTCTCCAGCAAAATAGACCTGCGCAACAGGTCCTTGATACTCCCTAATCCCACCTATAAAACAACTTCACCAACATCCTACAGTTCGGATGCGTTTGCTTGCACCCAATGGGCTGTACTTGATGTTTGATAACTGATGAGGAAAACACCATGAGCGAACAGATCCTGAACATGTCCGGCGACTTCTACAGCGAATTCGACGCTTATCAAGCGCCCGCCAACAACCTGGGGTCGATCCTGGCAACGACAATGGAATGCAACACCTTTGGAACGTGCACCAATGTTGAATGCTCGACACTCGGTTGCTAAGCCCTTCAACTGATAAAAACAGGCAACACCTATAACCATAGAGCAGGCAACGCCTGCTCTATCCATGTCTGGAGCGACAGCATGCTTGTTAACGCTTTGAAGTTGAATCAGCGAGGCCGGTACAGATTCACTTCCGACGGCGACATCGCCCTTTTTGAAAACAACCTGACCCGCCTGCATGCTGATGATCAGGCCTTGCTGGATCATTTCGGGCTGACCAGGGACCAACTGGCGTCGTACGCCAACGAACCCATCAGCCCCCCGTGCCTACCTGTCGACGGTGAAACCATCTTGATGGCGCTGAAGGAAAAGCTCACTCGGCTTGACAGCCTTCACGTCGATACAGAGGCCTTGAGCGGCAACGACAATTTTTATTGGTTTGGCTACCGTTTTTTTCTTTATTTCGTCGACATGTTCAAGGCGGATGAGCGCTACGTCGGCGCGTCATTGCACATTGATGAAACCGCCCTGCTGGCAAGCCTTGAAAGCTATGTCCTGGCCCGAGTCGGACGCACCTCGGAACAAAGCCTGGTCCATTATCTGAATACGCGGATCGCCGACGGGCGACGACATTGATCTGGGCGGGTTCAACGAACACCTGCGCACATTGCCGTTGCTGAAATTTTTCGAATCCTATCCCGTGCTGGCGACACTGCTGCTGGATTTGCTGGAAGACACCCTCAACTATCTTTATGCCGTCATTCTCGATTTCGCCGACGATGTTGAGGCGTTGGAAACGGAGTTCTCGATCCCGTCTCGGAAAATCGAGGCGATCGAGTTCGGCCTGGGTGACCCCCATGGTCGTGGCGAAACAGTCTGCCTGGTTAAGGTCTGCGCACTTTCATTGGTCTACAAGCCAAGAGCAAGCCGTGAAGCACTTTTTTTTCAATCAACTGCTTGGACAACTACGTGAG from Pseudomonas beijingensis includes the following:
- a CDS encoding DUF4135 domain-containing protein, which produces MPLLKFFESYPVLATLLLDLLEDTLNYLYAVILDFADDVEALETEFSIPSRKIEAIEFGLGDPHGRGETVCLVKVCALSLVYKPRASREALFFQSTAWTTT
- a CDS encoding GreA/GreB family elongation factor, giving the protein MSRAFVNEDNAAAQADQPVERQVSAQPNYVTPTGLAQLQARVADLQALRSQQAARGDLADKQRIADLERDLRYFKQRLQSAQIVAPTSSDQVRIGHWVTFVDEQDHEQRVQLVGEDQADAASGLINWGSPLGRALLGAKVGDEVIWKRPVGDLAIEVVTIDLQ